A stretch of the Sphingobacterium thalpophilum genome encodes the following:
- a CDS encoding sugar 3,4-ketoisomerase has protein sequence MAYQIDLKTFTDDRGHLTVIEKVIPFDVKRIFYIYGVDGSTRGGHRHHQTIQAAICLKGSCAIYNQDRDNERVFELNSPDQCLILEPKDWHQMFDFSKDAILMVLASEYFDSGDYIYEPYFVHDRLRELTASQ, from the coding sequence ATGGCTTACCAGATTGACCTTAAAACCTTCACTGACGACCGTGGACACCTCACAGTGATTGAAAAAGTAATTCCTTTTGACGTGAAGCGGATATTTTATATTTATGGTGTGGACGGATCCACGCGCGGCGGCCATCGGCACCATCAGACTATTCAGGCGGCAATTTGTCTGAAAGGCAGCTGCGCCATTTATAATCAGGATCGCGACAACGAACGTGTTTTTGAATTGAATTCGCCGGACCAGTGTCTGATCCTGGAACCTAAAGACTGGCATCAGATGTTTGATTTTTCGAAGGATGCTATCTTAATGGTCTTAGCTTCCGAGTATTTTGATTCAGGAGATTATATTTACGAACCTTATTTTGTACATGATCGCTTACGAGAACTTACAGCAAGTCAATAA
- a CDS encoding DegT/DnrJ/EryC1/StrS family aminotransferase, with protein sequence MEQYTGAFQKVLHGGWYILGNEVRQFEESFADFCGVKYCIGVASGLDALVLSLRYFGFGPGDEVIVPSNTYIASILAIMQAGLKPVLVEPDLSTYNIDPNKIEAAISKRTRAILVVHLYGKMCDMDPILQLADQYELKVVEDCAQAHGAIYKGRKAGAFGDFGAFSFYPTKNLGALGDAGAITCRDETMEQSVRTLRNYGSSVKYVFDEVGYNSRLDEIQAAFLSVKLRHLDEITVHKQRLAAIYRQGLKADFILPAVQDGHVDVYHIFAVRHSHRDRLKKYLLDHGIGTEIHYPIAPHRQKALKGLFPGLDYPISDEIHRTVLSLPISYGHTEDDIFRVVEVMNKFS encoded by the coding sequence ATGGAACAATATACCGGTGCTTTTCAGAAGGTATTACATGGAGGCTGGTATATTTTAGGAAACGAAGTGCGGCAATTTGAGGAATCATTTGCAGATTTTTGTGGGGTAAAATACTGTATCGGGGTGGCCTCAGGTCTAGATGCTCTTGTGCTATCCTTGCGGTACTTCGGGTTTGGTCCGGGAGATGAAGTGATTGTACCATCCAATACGTATATCGCTTCCATACTGGCAATTATGCAAGCAGGGTTAAAGCCTGTTCTCGTAGAACCGGATTTAAGTACATATAATATTGATCCAAACAAGATTGAGGCCGCCATTAGCAAACGAACCAGAGCAATATTGGTCGTTCACCTGTATGGTAAAATGTGTGATATGGATCCGATTCTTCAATTGGCAGATCAATATGAGCTTAAGGTTGTCGAAGATTGCGCACAAGCACATGGCGCAATTTACAAGGGCCGAAAGGCAGGCGCTTTTGGTGATTTTGGAGCGTTCAGCTTTTATCCAACAAAGAATCTCGGGGCTTTGGGAGATGCAGGTGCAATAACTTGTCGGGACGAAACGATGGAACAGTCAGTACGTACACTGCGGAATTACGGCTCATCCGTTAAATACGTGTTTGATGAAGTCGGCTATAACTCCAGACTAGATGAAATACAGGCGGCTTTCCTATCGGTTAAGCTAAGGCATCTTGACGAAATTACGGTGCACAAACAACGGCTTGCTGCAATTTATAGACAAGGGTTAAAAGCTGATTTTATTCTGCCAGCAGTGCAGGACGGTCATGTAGATGTGTATCATATTTTTGCTGTTCGGCATTCGCATCGGGACAGGTTAAAGAAATATCTATTGGACCACGGAATCGGGACAGAGATCCATTATCCAATAGCTCCGCACCGCCAGAAGGCACTGAAAGGCCTGTTTCCCGGTTTAGATTATCCCATTTCAGACGAGATTCACCGTACCGTGTTGAGTCTACCCATTTCGTATGGACATACCGAAGATGACATTTTTAGGGTTGTCGAGGTAATGAATAAGTTTTCATGA
- a CDS encoding DUF6492 family protein has product MQVPTSSPKYDAIICVGPQHIAIAKTVIQRLKLFFHPQHIYVVTNESHFKDFQLLIPELDLILVNENDLFERFNLQSVANYLEERINKKERAGWYFQQFLKMEIAKIIQNEYYLIWDADTVPLKPIRFFNNENRVLIHKSEENHPPYFETLKRILGLSKAVDYSFISEHLMVRTSLMRTMLLKLRADDDDRAWPYHILENIKTEDLPLSGFSEYETYGNFLRSTDPESFALRTDPAEILYSSRNGSTFFSSSPQPKDLDFLAALGLHYVTFETWQDSNSRKVRANRKRSRLFLFFKNAPLLNIISRQIKKNFMKTYSLPRQP; this is encoded by the coding sequence ATGCAAGTACCTACCTCCTCTCCAAAATATGATGCGATCATATGTGTGGGCCCCCAGCATATCGCAATTGCGAAAACGGTCATCCAACGTCTTAAGTTATTTTTCCATCCACAGCATATCTATGTTGTAACAAATGAATCTCACTTCAAAGATTTTCAATTATTGATACCAGAACTGGATTTAATTCTTGTGAACGAAAATGATCTATTTGAGCGTTTCAATTTGCAATCGGTAGCGAACTATCTGGAAGAGAGAATAAACAAAAAGGAAAGGGCCGGATGGTATTTTCAACAATTTCTAAAAATGGAAATTGCCAAAATCATACAAAATGAATATTATTTAATTTGGGACGCAGATACAGTTCCATTAAAACCAATTCGTTTTTTTAATAATGAAAACAGGGTGTTGATCCACAAGAGTGAAGAAAACCATCCTCCCTATTTTGAGACACTAAAAAGGATATTGGGTTTATCTAAAGCAGTAGACTATTCGTTTATTTCAGAACATCTTATGGTTAGAACATCGCTGATGAGAACCATGCTCCTTAAACTACGCGCAGATGACGATGACCGTGCGTGGCCTTATCATATATTAGAAAACATAAAAACAGAAGACCTCCCATTATCGGGATTCTCGGAATACGAAACTTACGGTAACTTCCTTCGTTCAACAGATCCAGAAAGCTTTGCATTACGGACCGATCCCGCGGAAATACTTTATAGTTCCCGAAATGGCAGTACGTTCTTTAGTTCATCACCACAGCCAAAGGATCTGGATTTTCTTGCGGCTCTAGGTTTGCACTATGTCACTTTTGAAACCTGGCAGGACAGCAACTCACGTAAGGTCAGAGCCAACAGAAAACGGAGCCGTCTATTTCTTTTTTTTAAGAATGCACCTTTACTCAATATAATTAGCAGACAAATCAAAAAAAATTTCATGAAAACTTATTCATTACCTCGACAACCCTAA
- a CDS encoding alpha-1,2-fucosyltransferase, producing MKIVKFLGGLGNQLFQYAFYLALEQKFEKVKADLFDFEEYTLHNGFELEAIFNIKLTEISAFEQNLYTRNNRKWLWRKLRRVLNTRSCYFEEKIPFSYSAELFNDHKSRYYWGYWQHIDYITPVASLLRQKLIFPTIEDIENKLIQKLIHQSNAVSLHVRRGDYLKEPLFKDICTEDYYQQSIRYILETQESPLFVIFSNDIEWCKTVFKDLHAVFVDHNTGINSFRDLQLMSLCNHHIIANSSFSWWGAWLNERPDKIVVCPKKWINDAAIDTTGLVLPNFITF from the coding sequence ATGAAAATAGTTAAATTTCTAGGAGGCCTCGGCAATCAATTATTCCAGTACGCGTTCTATTTAGCTTTAGAGCAGAAATTCGAAAAGGTGAAGGCTGATCTATTTGATTTTGAAGAATACACATTACATAATGGTTTCGAGCTGGAAGCGATTTTCAACATCAAATTAACTGAAATCAGCGCTTTTGAGCAGAACCTATATACAAGAAATAATAGAAAGTGGTTGTGGCGAAAATTAAGAAGAGTTCTGAACACAAGAAGTTGTTATTTTGAAGAAAAAATTCCCTTCTCGTACTCAGCGGAACTTTTCAATGACCACAAAAGCCGTTATTACTGGGGATATTGGCAACATATCGATTACATCACACCGGTTGCTTCGCTTCTTCGTCAGAAGCTAATCTTTCCTACAATTGAAGATATCGAAAACAAGCTTATACAGAAATTAATCCATCAGAGTAACGCAGTGTCACTTCATGTACGGCGGGGAGATTACCTAAAAGAGCCGCTGTTTAAAGACATCTGCACAGAAGATTATTATCAACAAAGCATACGCTATATTCTTGAGACCCAAGAATCGCCATTATTTGTTATATTTTCCAATGATATTGAATGGTGTAAAACAGTATTTAAGGACTTGCATGCTGTCTTTGTTGACCATAATACTGGCATCAACAGTTTTAGAGACTTACAACTTATGTCATTGTGTAATCACCATATTATTGCCAATAGCAGCTTTAGCTGGTGGGGAGCTTGGCTCAATGAGCGGCCAGACAAAATCGTTGTTTGCCCTAAAAAATGGATTAATGACGCAGCCATAGATACTACAGGCCTAGTTTTACCTAATTTTATCACATTTTAG
- a CDS encoding glycosyltransferase family 2 protein produces MPEITVLMTAYNSAIFIKQAIDSILKQTFKNFELLIINDGSTDNTIDIIQSYSDPRIRLINNNSNKGLIYSRNIALTEAKGKYLAILDSDDIAIINRLQLQWETFEKRPSLALLGGQGIVIDKDGRKTGEILIQKTGSDAVKLKLVFGNSFTHSTVMIRMEVFRKLGGYPNFQLAEDYALFSRLSHDFESDNLPEVLVEYRIHGENISLRKQEEMSNLHVPIVKSRIKQFGIDAKSEQIEWLLHPNTVADKDITSFKSFLKLLIHINRKNNFLEKTMFEKKILDIWYEAVLNTVRISSFYHVFTLPFPLFIRLSSKQVRRSLKNSLKGLFIK; encoded by the coding sequence ATGCCTGAAATAACAGTATTAATGACTGCCTATAATAGTGCTATTTTTATTAAACAAGCAATTGACAGTATTTTGAAGCAAACCTTCAAAAACTTCGAATTACTAATAATTAACGATGGATCGACCGACAATACAATTGATATTATTCAATCTTATAGTGATCCAAGAATTAGGTTAATTAACAATAATTCAAACAAAGGACTAATATACAGCAGGAACATCGCGCTGACTGAAGCGAAAGGGAAATACTTGGCAATATTGGATAGTGACGATATAGCAATAATTAATAGACTTCAATTACAATGGGAAACATTCGAAAAACGGCCATCCTTAGCATTACTCGGTGGACAAGGAATAGTGATTGACAAAGATGGGAGAAAAACTGGAGAGATCTTAATACAAAAGACGGGTTCTGATGCGGTAAAACTAAAATTAGTGTTCGGCAACAGTTTTACACATTCTACAGTAATGATTAGGATGGAAGTATTTAGGAAACTTGGTGGATATCCGAATTTCCAATTGGCCGAGGACTATGCATTGTTTTCCAGGTTATCACATGACTTTGAATCTGACAATCTACCAGAGGTATTGGTCGAATATCGGATTCATGGAGAAAACATCAGTTTGCGAAAACAGGAGGAGATGTCGAATCTCCATGTTCCTATTGTTAAAAGTAGAATTAAACAATTTGGAATAGATGCAAAATCTGAACAAATTGAATGGTTGTTACACCCGAACACTGTAGCGGACAAAGATATCACATCGTTTAAATCTTTCTTAAAATTGCTAATCCACATAAATAGGAAGAACAACTTCTTGGAAAAAACAATGTTCGAAAAGAAGATTTTGGATATATGGTACGAAGCTGTATTGAACACAGTAAGGATTTCTTCTTTTTATCATGTATTTACACTACCCTTTCCCCTCTTCATACGACTAAGTAGTAAACAAGTTAGACGTAGTTTAAAAAATTCTTTAAAAGGCTTGTTTATAAAATGA
- a CDS encoding glycosyltransferase family 4 protein, producing MQKKIAVKINKANNAVVFGCNSHFFYDLLPLLKKDVKKIDLIHAFIGDNSFEEWSLPLIPLIDKRIVLGPKHVLKLASYYSEKNINEEYLKRVLIIPNKVEIPTNFSKKSFENNLTVLFIARDSPEKRIPVFLKVASKCEELGLPFIFTMIGDFENYRYELTKNVNFIPRIKDKSQLNLHYAKSHLVMLTSSYEGFPMVLLEGMALGNIPIITDVGEVSSWVNESSGTGFIVENYSDTEHLISGFVDKLTFIANHKELLPEMSMNVINLIKKSFNEESFTKKYRDLLILK from the coding sequence ATGCAAAAGAAAATTGCAGTTAAGATAAACAAGGCAAATAATGCTGTAGTCTTTGGATGCAATAGTCACTTCTTTTATGATTTATTGCCTCTATTAAAAAAAGATGTTAAAAAGATTGATTTGATCCACGCATTTATTGGAGACAATTCATTTGAAGAATGGTCCTTACCTTTAATTCCTCTGATAGATAAAAGAATTGTTTTAGGGCCCAAACATGTACTAAAACTCGCCTCCTACTACAGTGAAAAAAATATAAATGAAGAATATCTTAAAAGAGTACTTATCATTCCAAATAAAGTCGAAATTCCAACGAACTTTTCAAAAAAAAGTTTTGAAAACAACTTAACTGTTTTATTCATAGCAAGAGATTCTCCTGAAAAACGTATTCCTGTATTCCTTAAAGTCGCCAGCAAGTGTGAAGAACTGGGCCTTCCGTTTATATTTACGATGATTGGAGATTTTGAGAACTATAGGTATGAATTGACAAAAAATGTCAACTTCATTCCACGAATAAAGGATAAGTCACAGTTAAATTTGCATTACGCTAAAAGCCATCTCGTTATGCTAACTTCTAGCTATGAAGGCTTTCCAATGGTGTTATTAGAAGGAATGGCACTTGGAAACATACCTATAATAACTGATGTAGGTGAAGTATCTTCTTGGGTAAATGAAAGTTCTGGCACGGGATTTATTGTAGAAAACTACTCAGATACAGAACATCTTATCAGTGGGTTTGTGGACAAATTAACGTTCATTGCGAATCATAAAGAATTGTTACCTGAAATGTCTATGAACGTAATTAATCTCATAAAGAAGTCCTTCAATGAAGAATCGTTTACAAAAAAATATAGAGATTTATTAATACTTAAATAA
- a CDS encoding glycosyltransferase family 2 protein produces MFQKDLVSIVIPAYNVESTVIETLQSVTNQLYKKLEVIVVDDGSKDKTYSVIEEFAQHHSNIKIFSKANEGLPATRNYGFHFVTGEYLLFLDADDLLDKSYVSSCVEKFTEDNSLDIVYTQTQFFERETGIFNLDEYSKETILRTNCFTATAMMKSENFKAIGLYDTNLKFAEDWEMWIRMTQRFDHVYKIPKPLFYYRKRHSNDSMTDQNWRANISDEATLYIYIKHYSLFKEFNYGIERLLERVSSEERYKKKYYNIWYKKLFYYFKRKK; encoded by the coding sequence ATGTTTCAAAAAGATTTAGTGAGTATTGTTATACCAGCATATAACGTAGAGAGTACGGTCATAGAGACGCTACAGTCAGTTACGAATCAGCTGTATAAAAAATTAGAAGTGATTGTTGTTGATGACGGTTCAAAAGATAAAACATATAGTGTTATAGAAGAGTTCGCGCAGCATCACTCAAATATAAAGATATTTTCAAAAGCTAACGAAGGACTACCCGCTACTAGGAATTACGGATTTCACTTTGTTACGGGAGAATATCTCCTTTTTTTGGATGCAGACGATTTATTAGACAAATCTTATGTCAGTTCATGCGTGGAAAAGTTCACAGAAGATAACAGTCTAGATATTGTCTATACACAGACTCAGTTTTTTGAGAGAGAAACTGGTATCTTTAATTTAGATGAATATTCTAAAGAAACAATACTTAGGACAAACTGTTTTACGGCGACGGCTATGATGAAAAGCGAGAACTTTAAGGCAATTGGATTGTACGATACGAATTTGAAATTTGCTGAAGATTGGGAGATGTGGATTAGAATGACACAACGATTTGATCATGTATATAAGATCCCAAAGCCGTTGTTCTATTATAGAAAGCGTCATTCTAATGACTCAATGACTGACCAGAATTGGAGAGCAAATATATCTGATGAAGCAACGCTATATATTTATATCAAACACTATTCTCTATTTAAGGAGTTTAATTACGGAATAGAACGATTATTAGAACGAGTTTCTTCAGAAGAACGATATAAGAAAAAGTATTATAATATTTGGTATAAAAAGCTGTTCTATTATTTTAAGAGAAAGAAGTAG
- a CDS encoding glycosyltransferase family 4 protein, translated as MKNLNIIFDAERMKYPHTGLFHFCKQLGQALLKKTTDPYEMVFFTNNPANEDFGTEANYYQQKSLQKFWMPRFANFNLWHSSFQLSDYFPRNSRIKVLSTIHDLNFLKEGKSIEKEKKYLKKIQANLDRADIVVAISHYVKKDLENYCDLKRKPLHVIYNGNNIDQKYLDQLDRPQDNTHKPFIYSIGTINRKKNFHTLLYLLVGNNLELTISGIIAEPDYNQYILDLAAELGVAERVHLTGPVSEEEKYRYLRDCALFVFPSIAEGFGLPVIEAMSFGKKVLLSKYTCLPEIGGPEAFFLDSTDPDYMIEFGKTTLQDIINGEDRANEIKSWAEQFSWDKAASEYWKLYKELLK; from the coding sequence ATGAAAAATTTAAATATCATATTTGATGCCGAGCGGATGAAATATCCTCATACAGGCTTATTTCATTTTTGTAAGCAATTAGGCCAAGCTTTATTGAAGAAGACAACGGATCCCTATGAGATGGTGTTTTTTACAAATAACCCCGCTAATGAGGATTTTGGAACAGAAGCAAATTATTACCAGCAAAAATCATTGCAGAAATTCTGGATGCCGCGTTTTGCTAATTTTAACCTTTGGCATTCTTCGTTTCAATTAAGCGATTATTTTCCCAGAAATTCTCGTATCAAAGTTCTTTCCACGATTCATGATCTTAATTTCTTAAAGGAAGGCAAATCAATAGAAAAAGAAAAGAAATATTTAAAAAAAATACAAGCAAATTTAGATAGAGCTGACATTGTTGTAGCTATATCTCATTATGTTAAAAAAGATCTAGAAAACTACTGTGATCTAAAACGGAAACCACTTCACGTAATTTATAATGGAAATAATATTGATCAGAAATATTTAGATCAGCTAGATCGACCGCAGGATAATACCCATAAACCCTTTATTTATTCTATTGGTACCATAAATCGTAAGAAAAATTTTCATACGTTGCTTTATTTATTAGTTGGGAATAATTTGGAATTGACCATTAGTGGTATTATCGCAGAGCCGGATTATAATCAATATATTCTTGATCTAGCGGCTGAGTTAGGCGTAGCAGAACGTGTTCATTTAACTGGCCCCGTTTCTGAAGAAGAGAAATACCGGTACTTAAGAGATTGTGCTTTATTTGTCTTTCCTTCAATCGCCGAAGGTTTTGGACTACCTGTTATTGAGGCGATGTCTTTCGGCAAAAAAGTGCTTTTGTCTAAATATACATGCCTGCCTGAAATCGGGGGGCCAGAGGCTTTCTTTTTGGATTCCACTGATCCTGATTACATGATCGAATTTGGTAAAACCACACTTCAGGATATTATCAATGGCGAAGATCGTGCTAATGAAATTAAAAGCTGGGCGGAGCAGTTTTCCTGGGATAAGGCGGCTAGTGAATATTGGAAACTTTATAAAGAACTTTTGAAATAA
- a CDS encoding glycosyltransferase family 32 protein — protein sequence MAIPKVIYQTFKTQQIPWLTKLYIKSFRRKNKGYSYEFYDDRRVDEFIKDSFDEEVYKAYSKLQIGAAKADFFRYAILYKKGGIYLDLDSDILVKLDEHLSDEDYAVITREKNHQNLFAQWALIFDKEHPFLERTIEYIVENIQQNKFPHDVHGMTGPTVYTRAINDVIAENPAVSYRIVPDDYRGIMKFKYKLGKLLIYGDRSQHWKKLQKVIPVIKTED from the coding sequence ATGGCTATACCGAAAGTAATATATCAAACATTTAAAACGCAACAAATTCCTTGGTTAACGAAACTATATATCAAGAGCTTTAGGCGTAAGAACAAGGGGTATAGTTATGAATTTTATGATGATAGAAGAGTAGATGAGTTTATCAAAGACTCGTTTGATGAGGAAGTGTATAAAGCCTATTCCAAACTACAGATAGGCGCAGCCAAAGCCGATTTTTTTCGCTATGCTATTCTTTATAAAAAGGGTGGGATCTATTTAGATCTGGATAGCGATATTCTTGTCAAGTTAGATGAACATCTTAGTGATGAGGACTATGCCGTTATTACGCGCGAAAAAAATCATCAAAACCTTTTCGCACAATGGGCCTTAATTTTTGACAAAGAACATCCTTTTCTGGAGCGCACTATTGAGTATATCGTCGAAAATATTCAGCAAAATAAATTTCCACATGACGTGCATGGAATGACGGGCCCAACGGTATATACACGTGCTATTAATGACGTAATTGCTGAGAACCCGGCGGTTTCGTATCGTATTGTGCCAGATGACTATCGAGGTATAATGAAATTCAAATATAAATTAGGCAAGCTGCTCATTTATGGCGATCGATCACAGCATTGGAAAAAATTGCAAAAAGTGATTCCGGTGATAAAGACTGAAGATTAG
- a CDS encoding glycosyltransferase family 4 protein, which produces MRIGFDAKRYFLNKTGLGNYSRDLVRILEKYVPQNDYIKYTTKTGSYIIDHPEIAQTTRLPEGFINTTWPNLWRNRRIVQDLKKDQIDIFHGLSGEIPLGLAKTGIKSIVTIHDLIFMRHPELYHPIDRWIYKKKFRHACEASDRIIAISKQTKEDIIEFFNIHEGKIEVIYQGCHEAFKLEKTNEEKQILKKKLDLPNQFLLNVGTVEERKNALSIVKAITNIDIPLVIVGKSTKYSRQLQDFVAQHQMKNRVYFLSGLNMQELSVLYASALAFIYPSIYEGFGIPIIEALYSGTPVITTKSGVFPEAGGPSSLYVSPHDINEIQYAIESVIFSTSLRNKMIADGLIYAQRFNDEYLARQWETQYLAL; this is translated from the coding sequence ATGAGAATAGGATTTGATGCAAAACGCTATTTTTTGAATAAAACCGGACTGGGTAATTACAGTCGGGATCTGGTACGTATTCTGGAGAAATATGTTCCACAGAACGACTATATAAAATACACCACGAAAACAGGCAGCTACATAATTGACCATCCGGAAATTGCTCAAACAACTCGTTTGCCGGAAGGTTTTATCAATACAACCTGGCCTAATCTATGGCGCAACCGGCGTATTGTGCAGGATCTGAAGAAAGACCAGATTGATATCTTTCACGGGCTGTCAGGCGAAATCCCTTTAGGGCTGGCCAAAACAGGGATTAAGTCGATCGTAACGATTCACGATCTTATTTTTATGCGGCACCCTGAGCTCTACCATCCTATTGACCGATGGATTTATAAGAAGAAGTTCAGACATGCGTGCGAGGCTTCAGACCGTATCATCGCTATTAGCAAGCAGACAAAAGAGGATATCATCGAATTCTTCAATATTCATGAAGGAAAAATTGAAGTAATTTACCAGGGATGTCATGAGGCTTTTAAATTAGAGAAAACCAATGAAGAAAAGCAAATATTAAAGAAGAAATTGGACCTTCCGAATCAATTTTTATTGAACGTCGGGACAGTAGAAGAGCGAAAGAATGCATTATCTATTGTTAAAGCTATCACCAACATAGACATTCCATTAGTAATTGTTGGTAAAAGCACGAAATATAGCAGGCAGTTACAAGACTTTGTTGCGCAACATCAAATGAAAAATCGTGTTTACTTTCTCAGCGGATTGAATATGCAGGAACTGTCAGTTCTCTATGCATCCGCACTTGCCTTTATATATCCTTCCATTTATGAAGGATTCGGAATCCCGATAATCGAGGCTTTGTATTCAGGCACACCGGTAATTACTACAAAATCCGGGGTATTTCCGGAAGCTGGAGGGCCCTCTTCCCTGTATGTATCACCACATGACATTAACGAAATTCAATATGCTATTGAGAGCGTTATTTTTTCTACCTCTTTACGGAATAAAATGATAGCCGATGGATTGATCTATGCTCAACGTTTTAACGATGAATATTTAGCCCGTCAATGGGAGACGCAATATTTAGCGCTCTAA
- a CDS encoding glycosyltransferase family 9 protein → MSLPQRIIVTRFSAMGDVAMVASVLREFRQQFPRVEIIMVSRRFFEPFFDGIPNMRFHAIEPKTVHKGLRGLIRLKKELAQYGADAVADLHFNLRSRVLALLFSLSGLTVKQLDKGRAEKKALIRKDNKVKVPLKLTVERYADVFRALGFIFTLSNRLIPNLQDVPKAAFSMFGNIRRKKIGIAPFAQHRYKIWSSHNMEQVIDYLTHNEYDVLLFGGGKTEFQIAQNWTERFPNTFNTIGKFNLQEELDIISNLDLMISMDSSGLHMASLMGVRCLSLWGATHPYAGFTGYGQQLADCIQVEHPNRPSSVYGNKPCDCNGIEAIDLITPAMVIEKITAIR, encoded by the coding sequence ATGTCTTTGCCTCAGCGAATCATAGTAACTCGGTTTTCCGCCATGGGTGATGTCGCCATGGTCGCTTCTGTATTAAGAGAGTTTCGTCAGCAGTTTCCGCGGGTCGAAATCATTATGGTCAGCCGTCGCTTTTTTGAGCCATTCTTTGATGGGATACCGAATATGCGGTTTCACGCAATAGAGCCAAAAACAGTACATAAAGGTTTGCGGGGTTTGATTAGGCTGAAAAAAGAGCTAGCGCAATATGGAGCAGATGCCGTGGCAGATTTACACTTTAACCTACGTTCCCGCGTGCTCGCTCTGCTATTTTCTTTATCAGGTTTGACCGTAAAACAGCTGGATAAAGGACGTGCTGAGAAAAAGGCGCTTATCAGAAAAGACAACAAGGTTAAAGTGCCACTAAAGCTGACTGTCGAACGCTATGCAGATGTCTTTCGTGCCCTGGGGTTTATCTTTACGCTTTCCAATCGTCTGATACCGAATCTGCAGGACGTCCCCAAGGCGGCTTTCAGTATGTTCGGCAATATACGCCGTAAAAAAATAGGCATTGCGCCATTTGCCCAGCATCGTTATAAGATATGGTCTTCACACAACATGGAGCAAGTGATCGATTATCTGACACACAACGAATACGACGTACTGCTCTTTGGTGGCGGCAAGACTGAATTTCAAATTGCTCAGAACTGGACGGAGCGCTTCCCTAATACCTTCAATACCATTGGAAAGTTTAATTTACAGGAGGAGCTGGATATCATATCCAATCTAGACCTGATGATCAGCATGGATTCGTCCGGGCTGCATATGGCCTCCTTAATGGGTGTCCGTTGTCTGTCTTTATGGGGCGCCACGCATCCCTATGCAGGATTTACAGGATATGGGCAGCAGCTGGCGGACTGCATCCAGGTCGAACATCCCAACCGTCCCAGTTCGGTGTACGGCAACAAACCCTGCGACTGTAATGGTATAGAGGCGATTGATTTAATTACTCCGGCAATGGTGATCGAAAAAATAACGGCGATAAGATGA
- a CDS encoding DUF4254 domain-containing protein: MISAIANPIFQRAIQDYHVYDQIDHPIQNPYDTQSLEHLLYLKCWIDTVQWHMEDVVRNPSIDPKEGLYWKRRIDESNQYRTDTVEYIDSYFLQQYKDIEARPDAKINTESPAWAIDRLSILALKIYHMEQETWRSDASEAHIAACQEKLNILLEQRKDLSQSIDELLNDIEAGNKYMKVYKQMKMYNDPALNPVLYTSGK, from the coding sequence ATGATTAGTGCAATAGCAAATCCGATTTTCCAACGTGCTATCCAGGATTACCACGTATACGACCAGATTGATCATCCAATCCAGAATCCGTATGACACACAATCCCTAGAACATCTCCTTTACCTCAAGTGCTGGATTGACACCGTTCAGTGGCATATGGAAGATGTTGTACGTAATCCGTCAATTGATCCCAAAGAGGGTCTATATTGGAAACGGCGCATCGACGAATCGAATCAGTACCGCACCGACACCGTAGAATATATCGACAGCTATTTTTTGCAGCAATATAAAGATATAGAGGCCAGGCCCGATGCAAAGATCAACACCGAAAGCCCAGCATGGGCCATTGACCGGCTCTCTATCCTAGCTTTGAAGATCTACCACATGGAGCAGGAAACATGGCGTTCGGATGCATCAGAAGCACATATTGCAGCCTGTCAGGAAAAATTGAATATCTTGCTCGAACAGCGAAAAGATCTGTCACAGAGTATCGATGAACTGTTGAACGACATTGAAGCCGGCAACAAATACATGAAAGTATATAAACAGATGAAGATGTATAACGATCCGGCACTTAACCCAGTACTTTATACCTCCGGGAAATAG